GTCGGATTTCCCGACGCGGCACTGACCGCCGATCGAACACCGCGGAACGAGCGGGCCCGCTCGTTCGAGGCGGACACCATTGTGATGACCGACGACGAATCGCTTTGCGAGCATGCCGGATTCTGCAGCAACCGCGTGACCAATGTTTGGAAGATGATCCGCAAAAGCAACGATCCAGAGGTGCGGGACCGGCTGATCACCATGGTGTCGAATTGCCCATCGGGGCGGTTGGCAGTCGCGGAACCGGACGGAACCCCGATCGAACCGGGATTCGAGCCCTCGATCGCCACCGTGCCCAATGGTCCGCTCTGGGTGCGCGGCGGAATTCCGATCACGACCCAGGACGGTTTCACCTACGAAACGCGCAACCGCGTCACCCTCTGCCGGTGCGGCCAGTCGAAGAACAAACCCTTCTGCGACGGAACCCATGCAGAGATCGGCTTCGAAGCGCCGTAGCGAGGGCCAATCTCCGTAGTGGCGGGATCCATGCCCGCCCATCGCTCCGTAGTGGCGGGACCCGTGACCGCCAATCGCGCGCAGCGCGATAACAGACGCGCCGAACAACCATTCATCCGATCAGGTGGCCTGGCTATGGGACCATCCATGGCGGCCGCCGGCCGCTGGCGGCCACGGGTGCCGCCACTACGACCACGTTGGGTTCACGCGGCAGCGTCGAAGGAGCACGATGCAAAGATAGTCACCCTCGACTTATTCACGGACGCACGGAGATATGGGTTCTTGATCGGCTTGTCACCAAAAATGAAATCAACATGTCGTCCAAGGAGCAGTTCGATATCTTCGGCGAACCCAAAAAACCGATCGACAATCGCTGGACCATAGTCCAGGAAATCGATCACGAAGTCGACGTCGCTCGTTTCAGGATCGAACCGGTCCGGTCTGGTTGCAGAGCCGAACACTTCGAGCTTGCGCACACCGTGCTTCTCGCAAAGTGCGGTAATGGCGGGGAGGTTGTCGGTAATGAGGTCGATCATCGGACAATCCAATCGAGTACGTGTATCCGCTGATTCTACTCCGTGACGTAGGCCGGATTGACGGGTCCCAGCAGGCGCTCGACAAAGTAGTCCATGAAGCGCGGGACGTCGGCATCGTCGACGATGCGCTT
The sequence above is drawn from the Thermomicrobiales bacterium genome and encodes:
- a CDS encoding nucleotidyltransferase domain-containing protein; the protein is MIDLITDNLPAITALCEKHGVRKLEVFGSATRPDRFDPETSDVDFVIDFLDYGPAIVDRFFGFAEDIELLLGRHVDFIFGDKPIKNPYLRASVNKSRVTIFASCSFDAAA
- a CDS encoding CDGSH iron-sulfur domain-containing protein, yielding MAERELSITITDDGPYIVRGGVPLVSRHPVESAEGERLAWDPVGGKTDQSEPKARYALCRCGNSQNKPFCDGSHASVGFPDAALTADRTPRNERARSFEADTIVMTDDESLCEHAGFCSNRVTNVWKMIRKSNDPEVRDRLITMVSNCPSGRLAVAEPDGTPIEPGFEPSIATVPNGPLWVRGGIPITTQDGFTYETRNRVTLCRCGQSKNKPFCDGTHAEIGFEAP